CAGTCTCTCCGGTGCGGCGCTAATATGGCGCCATGACGGGGAGAATTTTCATTTTTTGAGGAGTGAATTGTCAGTACATGGTAAATCTATTAGAGAACGAGGACAAATTAAAAACTTCTTGTGCAAATTGTTACGAAACTATTGCTAGTATGGCTTTTAGCCTCCATACTAAAACTAATTTTGTTAAGGAGGAATGTACATGTCTACAAAACGCAGCATGTGGTCATTATCAACTACTGCTCTCGTACTTATTCCAGTAGCAGTTGGTGTAAATTACATCGGTAAGCTGTTTGCTGGACTCTTAAAATTACCTCTATGGCTGGATGCTATTGGAACAGTGCTGGCTAGTTTGCTTGCGGGTCCTATTATCGGGGGATTGTCTGGACTTATTAACAACATTATTTATGGTTTAACAGTGGACCCGATTTCGTTTGTATATGCTATAACGAGTTTGTGCATGGGCTTGGTTGCAGGGGTAATGGCTTTTAAAGGCTGGATAAACAGTTGGGGTAAGGCGGCGGTTGTTGGATTAACTGTCGGGGTCACCGCTGTACTTATTTCTACACCGCTAAATGTATGGTTTTGGGGAGGACAGACAGGGAATTTATGGGGCGATATTGTGTTTGCATCTGTAATGAACAAGACACAATCCATCTGGCTTGCTTCTTTCTTAGATGAACTAGTGGTGGACGTTCCGGATAAACTTTTAACGGTTTTGGTTGCCTATGGTATATATCGGGTATTGCCAAAGAGCCTTATTCATATGTACAAAAACAAGTCAGATATTGAGTCACTGGATTAAGTTATAGATAAGAGGTGTAGAAACCATGAAAACATTAAGTCTATATGTTCAAAAGGATACGGTCATACACCAGATTGATCCGATTACCAAGCTGTTCTATATTGTTTTTGCTATATTGGTACCTATTATTTTACCGACTCTGTACACTGCCTTATTTGGGATGCTGGTGAGCTTCTTTATTTTATGGATTGGCAAAGTGTTCAAACGTGCTTTGGCAGTCATTAGCTTTGTTGGATTTGTGCTGATAACCATTGTGCTGATCCAAGGTTTTTTTCATGTGGAAAACCAAACAGTACTATTTCATATTGGCTCTTGGGCGTTTTATCAGGAAGGACTACTATATGCGCTAGGGATTTGTTTTCGCGCCCTTAATATTGTAGGAGCATTTCTCATTCTTGTCCTGACGACGAAACCGTCTGATTTAATTGACTCGCTTGTCCGAAAAGGATTGTCGCCTCGCTTCGGATATGTATTAAGCTCTGTATTTCAAATTATCCCACAAATGATGGCAACAATGGAAACGATTACAGATGCGCAGCGATCGCGAGGAATGGAGACACAAGGAGGCCTGCTGACCAGAATGAAAGCATTTGTTCCACTAATCGGTCCGGTTGTATTAAGCTCGCTTATTGATACGAAGGAACGAAGCCTAGCCATACAGGTTCGCGGATTTAATGTGGCCGGTCCCAAGACGTTCTTGCAGGAAGAAACAAAATATGCACATGGAAAAATGTTACGAGCACTTATGGGAGTATGCATAGGGATTGCGATTGTTTGGAGGGTTATCGGATGAGTCACATTGAGATTAAACAGCTAAAATATCGGTACCCGATGAGCGAACAATTGGCGTTAGATGGTGTGAGCATGACAGTGCGACGCGGTGAGTTCCTTGGTGTGATTGGACAAAATCGAGCGGGTAAATCAACATTTTGCCAAGCATTAACTGGCCTAGTCCCTCATTTTTATAAAGGAGCCTATGGGGGCAGTGTGATGATTGATGGCACGGATGTGGGCAAAGCAGGAATTGACGAAACCATACGCAAGGTGGGCATTGTCTTTCAGAATCCTTTTACACAGGTGACAGGTGCTAAGCTAACGGTGTATGAAGAAATTGCGTTTGGCTTGGAACAATTGGGTGTGCCTCGTCAACAGATGATGGAGAGAATTGATCAAGTCCTCCATTTATTAGATATCGAGGAATGCAAGGACCGAGCCCCATTTGACTTGTCAGGTGGCCAGATGCAACGCATGGCAATTGCTAGTGTTATTGCTATGCGTCCTCAGGTGATCGTGCTGGATGAACCTACATCTCAGCTAGATCCCCAAGGCTCCGAGGAGGTTTTTCGTGCTATCCATAGTTTGAGTCAAGAAGGCATGACTGTCATATTGGCTGAACACAAAATGGAAAAGCTGGCCGAATACGCTGACCGTATTGCTTTATTTCATCAGGGAAAATTGATTGATGTGGATACACCGTCCCGCCTGTTTTCACGCGATGATTTGGCTCAGTACGATATTCAACCACCTGTCTATACCAGAGTATGTCGTGAATTAGGGCTAAAGGTATCTGGTGCAAATACATATCCTGTTACATTAGGGGAAGCACAGCGTTCGTATGAGGCATATCAGCAACCAAATAGGCAAGGGACGGCTGAAGGACAACAAATATCAGATTCCTTGAAAACAACAATAAAGCCTATCGAGCACCATGGGCAACAAAGATCGCAGTCTAATGAGGGTGACCAGCATGATTAAACTAATGGATGTTCGGTTTGGTTATCAAAATGGCCAAGAAGTACTAAAAGGAATATCGCTTGCCTTTGACCAACGCACAACAGCTATTATTGGTCAAAATGGTGCGGGGAAAACAACGTTCGTCAAGCTGTTAAAAGGTTTATTGCAGCCAACAGCGGGTGACATTCTCATTGGAGAGGTTGATACAAAAACAGCAACGGTAGCTCAGCTTGCTGGTTCAATTGGACTCGTCTTTCAAAATCCACATGATCAGATTTTTAAAAGAACGGTAGTAGACGAAGTGATGTTTGGCCCCCTACAGCTCAAGGTAGACGTGCAAACGGCAAAGCAGCGTGCCAAGGAAGCATTGCAGCTAGTAGGCTTGTGGGATCGTCAAGCTGAGAATCCACATGATCTGGGACTATCGGAGAAAAAACTAATTACCATCGCATCTGTGGTTGCTATGAATACGGAGGTTGTCATTTTAGACGAGCCAACAATAGCACAGGACGATGCTGGAAAACGGCGGATTGCTGAAATTATTAGGCAGTTGAACCAGGAAGGCAAACTAGTGCTGGCTATTTTGCATGATATGGATTTTGTGGCTGCCCATTTTGAGAGAACCATTGTTTTGAACCAGGGGCAGGTACTCGTTGACGCTGACACTCGCGATGTCTTTTTCAATCGGGAGCTTTTGCAACGCGCAGGATTGGACACGCCCTATGTGACTCAACTAGGTGAAAAGTTAGGGGAAGCTGAAACCGTCCTGACAGCGGAGGAACTGATCAAAAGATGGTCAAGTAAGAGCAAGTAGTCCACGTTAGCCTATTTTGTAACTGATTAACATTTATCGAAAAAGCCCATGGTTTCCATCGCTGAAGAGAAATCATGGGCTTTTCGTGTGTAAAGTCCAAAAATGAATTACAAGAAGGGATTTGAGAGAGGAACAATATAGGTTTATTCCTCAACTAAATGCCGATTTTCAAAAACCTTTATCTGACCGACGGATTGAAATCCTGATCTTTTATAGATATTGATTCCATCAGGAGAGGCTTGGAGAACACAGAGAGGAATTTTTTGTTTTTGGACCTCCATGACAAGAAAATTAAACATTGCCGATCCCAAGCCTCTTCCCCTGTATTCTGATCTTGTAGCAATATCGTAGATACCAACACTCTCTTTGGTGAAAACCAGGGAACCAATTGATACAATCTCCTCTTTGTATGCACCAAGATAGAGCTTCATTTTTTCACTAAATAATTGTGGATAGGAGGAGAGCTGTTCATAATAAGAGCGTACCGAGGATGATTCCTGTGACGTATGAAACAGAGAGGCAAGTACTTCGCCAAATACTCTGATATCTTCAGCAGTTGATACTTGCCTTATGACAAAGCCTTCGGGAGCCAACACAACAGGCTCTAATTGGTCTACATTTGCGAGCATGGCCACATTCATTTCGGCTTCTGCTAATCCAGTACCCTCCAGTATAGGACTCAAATCTTGGCCATCCTCCCAGTACCAAAAGGCCATGGGGAACTTTTTAGTTTGAAAGTGGCGTATATCTTTTTTTAATTCTTTTTCTTCCGATTGGTTTAGTCGATTATTCTGTAATACAATGATATTAAACGTATCTGCGGGAAGACCACAATCTACTTTGACGTAATTTTCTGCATTCTTTACCGTCATGCCAGCTACGTTATTTGCTAGAAATGAAACCTTGTCAATCAGATTAGTCAAAATTACACGCTGGTAATATGTTTGATTGATGTCCATTTTCATGTTCCTTTCATCATTAATAAGGTAAGAGCGCTCTTAGATGTAAAAATGATACAATGACTGAGGAAAAATTGAAATTACTTTCACCATATCTACATCCTCCATAATATTCTGATAATGATTTGCTTTTACAAACTACAGCGTAGGTGGAGAATCATCATTCGTTGGTGGGGGATTTTACCCATTCTTCTGCTACTGTTCCAACGTTTATTTTATGCCTGACATTTATAGTAAGTTAGTCATTTTCTTACCTTTTGGATAAAAAATAATCGTTATCTACAATTGTTTGTATAAGTAGACTGTGGTATCATGTTTTTTGTAAGCGATACCATTCATACGGCGTGTTACTAGTTAGACTAGGCATAAGCCAAATGAACGGAGCAATTCTTCCGTTTTTTTGCCTTATGCCTTTTTTATTTTATTCGTTAATTTTTAATGCGCTTACATAACCTAGCTGTACCTATTTGACTCAATAGGTAACGTACATCGCCAAGAACTATTAGGAGGAACTACCATGATAAGACACAAAAACAAACTGATCCTTTCATTAGCGCTGGCACTCTCCGTCTCTCCTCTCACTAGCGCATTTGCTCAAGGAGAAACAACTCCTGTTGTAAAAAACGAAACAACAGCACAACGAATCCAGCATCTGGTTGATTCCACAATTGACCTGTTTCGCAATAGCTCTCAAAAAGATAAATTTGCATTAATGGAAAAAAATCTGAAGGAAGCAAGCTCCTTAGACCCATTTAACATGGAGTTAAAATTCTATTTGGCCTCAACCTTGGTTTTTCAGAAGAAAGTAGAAGAGGCTGTGGGCATCTACAAGCAAATTGTTAATTTCCAGCCTAATCATTTTGAGGCAAATCTATTGTATGGTGTTTATTCGAAGGTAAATGGCGACGAGGCTACCTATCAAAAATCCATGGCTGCATTACAAAAGATTGATCCACAGCGAGCAGCAGCTTTCCAAGCGAAGCTACAAGCGGCAGATGGATATTTAAAAACGGAACTGAATACCACAGTGCCTCAAAATCTGCCTCAAAAAAATCATGCGATTATTATTTTAGGCTTTGCACTTGAAGATAATGGCTCTATGAAACAACCATTAATTGAACGTTTGCAAGCTGGATTAGCTATTGCAAAAAAATATCCTCATTCCAAAATTATCGTTACAGGTGGTTCGCCAAAAAATGGTAATACAGAAGCAGAAGCGATGAGCAAATGGTTGTTGGAAAAAGGAGTAGATCAGAATCGAATTGTTCTAGAAAAAAGTGCATCTGATACAGTTGAAAACGCATTATGCACAACGGCTATTTTAGAGACCATGGAGATTACTGATGCAACCTTAGTAACAAATGCAACACATATGCGTCGAGCTCTATCTGGCTTCCAAGCATCTAGTGATCACTATGCGCGCCTAATGGGAAAAGAAAATAAACGTACCTTTACAAACATGGTATATATGGATTACGCATCTGCTGAAAAAGCAAAGCAAGTAACCAAGGATGAAAAGCTAGGGATTTACCGTGATTTATTACGCACTTCAGGAATCTGGGCATTCCCAGGCTATCAACGTTAATAGAACAAATAAAGATGGAAAAGCCCCGTTGAATGGGGCTTTTCCTTTCTGTTTAGAAGGGGCAATATTAAGATAATAGTATTATCTATTACTTTAGAATTTATAGTAAAATTCCCGTTCTACACATCTGGATTGTGGTATATTGTTACAACAAGAAGAGAGAGAATAGAAGAGAGGTGCAATATGGAAATTAAGGTGGATGAAAAAGGCAATTCAAAGGTTGCCATGATATCAAGCGACAGCATCATCATTCAGAATGTAAACGATGCTTTGGATTTAATAGCAAACGTAGGATATAATGGATGCGAGAAAATGCTTTTGAGAAAAGAACACCTAACTGAGGAGTTCTTTGACTTAAAAACAGGTCTTGCAGGTGAAATTCTACAAAAGTACACAAATTATAAAATGAAGCTTGCACTGGTTGGCGAATTTGACTTCTATAACAGCAAGAGTTTGAAAGACTTTATGTACGAATGCAACAAAGGAAAACAGGTGTTTTTCAAACGAACAGAAGAGGAAGCGTTAGAAGCGTTACATGGTTTAAATACGTAAAAATAAGCGGTGTCAGATCAGTATTTTTCGTAGTCAATAATTCCATATAAATGCACAATCAAAATGTTGGTAAATCACTAGAAAAAGACCATCTAAACGTACTAGATGGTCTTTCTTTTCATTACTCATCTCCTGTCGCCACAGGGCTATCTGGATAGGAGGACCAATCGCTCCAGCTTCCTCCGTACAGCTTGGCATCGGGTCGACCGGCTCTCATAAGCGCTAGAAGATTAACGCATGCTGTTACACCTGATCCACAGTACACGATAATTTGTTCTTGCTGTAATAACTCACCGAAATGATTTTGCAGTTGTTCTTTCGTTTGTAATGTGCCGTCTGCTTGCAGGGTATATTTGTAAAAGAAACACTTAGCTCCAGGAATGTGTCCCGCCTTAGGGTCCAATGGTTCCATTTCCCCACGATAGCGCTCCGGGGCACGAGAATCCAGAAGAGGTGTAGAAGACTCCCGCTGGACCACTTCATTCTTGGTAAGAAGCATATCTGATTGGACATTAGCTGTGAAGGAACGTGACTTTCTATGCAGGATTTCTGTACTAGTCGGATAAGTAGCTCTGTTCCATGCGGCATAACCACCATCCAGTACAT
The nucleotide sequence above comes from Brevibacillus laterosporus LMG 15441. Encoded proteins:
- a CDS encoding YdcF family protein; translated protein: MIRHKNKLILSLALALSVSPLTSAFAQGETTPVVKNETTAQRIQHLVDSTIDLFRNSSQKDKFALMEKNLKEASSLDPFNMELKFYLASTLVFQKKVEEAVGIYKQIVNFQPNHFEANLLYGVYSKVNGDEATYQKSMAALQKIDPQRAAAFQAKLQAADGYLKTELNTTVPQNLPQKNHAIIILGFALEDNGSMKQPLIERLQAGLAIAKKYPHSKIIVTGGSPKNGNTEAEAMSKWLLEKGVDQNRIVLEKSASDTVENALCTTAILETMEITDATLVTNATHMRRALSGFQASSDHYARLMGKENKRTFTNMVYMDYASAEKAKQVTKDEKLGIYRDLLRTSGIWAFPGYQR
- a CDS encoding sulfurtransferase; its protein translation is MLQSKLQDPMVQADWLYEHLNDPSIVILDCRFILGQPDLGRAEYDAGHIPGAVYISLESDLSGQKTEQGHGGRHPLPNIATMEALFSRIGIDQHTTVVAYDGDDLAMAARLWWMLRYVGHERVYVLDGGYAAWNRATYPTSTEILHRKSRSFTANVQSDMLLTKNEVVQRESSTPLLDSRAPERYRGEMEPLDPKAGHIPGAKCFFYKYTLQADGTLQTKEQLQNHFGELLQQEQIIVYCGSGVTACVNLLALMRAGRPDAKLYGGSWSDWSSYPDSPVATGDE
- a CDS encoding GNAT family N-acetyltransferase; this encodes MDINQTYYQRVILTNLIDKVSFLANNVAGMTVKNAENYVKVDCGLPADTFNIIVLQNNRLNQSEEKELKKDIRHFQTKKFPMAFWYWEDGQDLSPILEGTGLAEAEMNVAMLANVDQLEPVVLAPEGFVIRQVSTAEDIRVFGEVLASLFHTSQESSSVRSYYEQLSSYPQLFSEKMKLYLGAYKEEIVSIGSLVFTKESVGIYDIATRSEYRGRGLGSAMFNFLVMEVQKQKIPLCVLQASPDGINIYKRSGFQSVGQIKVFENRHLVEE
- a CDS encoding energy-coupling factor ABC transporter ATP-binding protein, which gives rise to MSHIEIKQLKYRYPMSEQLALDGVSMTVRRGEFLGVIGQNRAGKSTFCQALTGLVPHFYKGAYGGSVMIDGTDVGKAGIDETIRKVGIVFQNPFTQVTGAKLTVYEEIAFGLEQLGVPRQQMMERIDQVLHLLDIEECKDRAPFDLSGGQMQRMAIASVIAMRPQVIVLDEPTSQLDPQGSEEVFRAIHSLSQEGMTVILAEHKMEKLAEYADRIALFHQGKLIDVDTPSRLFSRDDLAQYDIQPPVYTRVCRELGLKVSGANTYPVTLGEAQRSYEAYQQPNRQGTAEGQQISDSLKTTIKPIEHHGQQRSQSNEGDQHD
- a CDS encoding DUF4180 domain-containing protein, with the translated sequence MEIKVDEKGNSKVAMISSDSIIIQNVNDALDLIANVGYNGCEKMLLRKEHLTEEFFDLKTGLAGEILQKYTNYKMKLALVGEFDFYNSKSLKDFMYECNKGKQVFFKRTEEEALEALHGLNT
- a CDS encoding energy-coupling factor transporter transmembrane component T family protein, with the protein product MKTLSLYVQKDTVIHQIDPITKLFYIVFAILVPIILPTLYTALFGMLVSFFILWIGKVFKRALAVISFVGFVLITIVLIQGFFHVENQTVLFHIGSWAFYQEGLLYALGICFRALNIVGAFLILVLTTKPSDLIDSLVRKGLSPRFGYVLSSVFQIIPQMMATMETITDAQRSRGMETQGGLLTRMKAFVPLIGPVVLSSLIDTKERSLAIQVRGFNVAGPKTFLQEETKYAHGKMLRALMGVCIGIAIVWRVIG
- a CDS encoding energy-coupling factor ABC transporter ATP-binding protein, coding for MIKLMDVRFGYQNGQEVLKGISLAFDQRTTAIIGQNGAGKTTFVKLLKGLLQPTAGDILIGEVDTKTATVAQLAGSIGLVFQNPHDQIFKRTVVDEVMFGPLQLKVDVQTAKQRAKEALQLVGLWDRQAENPHDLGLSEKKLITIASVVAMNTEVVILDEPTIAQDDAGKRRIAEIIRQLNQEGKLVLAILHDMDFVAAHFERTIVLNQGQVLVDADTRDVFFNRELLQRAGLDTPYVTQLGEKLGEAETVLTAEELIKRWSSKSK